The genomic DNA GCGGCCCGCCGGGGTCGCCGTCGACCCCAGCACCTGGTTCAGCGCGTCCTCGTTCTCCAGACCGTGGACTTCGCGCAGGCCGGTGTCGTCGTTCTGTTCGTAGTACGGGTCGCCGAGCGCCGCCCGGAAACCCGGCCGGCTTTCGGTGATGTCCTCGCTGTCCCGGTAGTGGACGCCGGTCGAGACGATGCGCTCGTCCAGCATCCCCTCGACGTGCCAGGAACCGCCGGGGTACTCGGGCTTGTCCGGGGTGAGGTGGACGGCGGTGAGTTTGACGATCACCTGGAGACGGCGGCCTCGAAGGTCGACCCGGGCTGATTCGCCGGGCAACTCGGGCGGGGTGGATTCCGGGGCGTCCGGGACGGTCGGGCGGCGGTTCTCCCACCAGTCGTCCCGGGCCTCCTCCCAGGCCCGGAGGGCCTTCGAGTAGGCCGCGGCATCACCGTAGGAGGACTTGTCCGGGTACTCCGGCTCCGAGTCGTACCACTCGAAGGGATCGGCCTCGATCCGCAGGGGCCGCGGGTGGCGCAGATCGGTGAGCACGTTCTCCAGCAGCGGGAGCATGCGCGCGAACAGGTCCGGCAGGATGGAGGCCAGTTCGCGATGGGTCTCGGGGTGGACGTTGTTGACGTACGAGCGGAAGGCGACACCGCCGTCGTCACTGACGTCGACGTCCGTGGGCAGCCACTGGAACCTCTCCGAGAACTCGTACGTCGAGTAGTGGTTCGTCGGGTTCCGCCAGGCCCGCTCGGGCTCGCCGCTCACCCCTCTCACCAGGCAGAACAGTGAGGGATGAACCAGATCCAGTACCTGGCCGCCGGATCCGGGGCGCCAGTCCCGCTCCGCTTCGGGGACCTGTTCCAGGACCCGGACCGCCTCGCGCAGCCGGGACCCGAGCTCGTCGTCGACCAGCGTGTCCGACTGCCCCACCCCGTCGACGGCGGACACCTCGATGCCGGTCCGCCCGTCCCGCAGGGCCGCGTGGTGCGCGAGTTCGGCGAGCACGTGACGGACCTGCGCTTCGGTGAGGCCCTGGGCGACCGCTTCCTGCGCCCACCCGGCGGCGATGTCGGCGTCGTTCGTCTCGTCGAACCACCCCGGCTTCGCCCGGATGTGCGCGCTGCACCGCATCATCTGAAGTTCCCGCAGCGTTCGGGGCGTTGCGAAGGGCAGGGAACGGGAAGCGTGGAAAAGCAGCGGGAAAGCGGACAGGCCGGTCGATTCCCGTGGTCCCTACGGTCGGTGTGCGGTGGCGGGAAGAACAGCCCGGCGGACCGACATCGCAGCCGTGGCCCCTGCCCGCCGGTACGGCGTCGCGGGGGCCGGCGGGCGGGAGCGCTCCCACGCGGTGCGGTGGTCCCACTCCCCCGTGACGGCGGACCTGTCCGTCCGCGCCCGTGTCCGGCGGGGCCGTTCCCTCCCGGACGGCGGGGTGCGGCGGGAAGCCCCGGACGCCGTCGCGCCCGGGGAGCCTTCGGGGGCCGGCCGTTCTCCGCGAAGGACCGGAGCTCGATCCCGTCGGCGGGCGGCCACCCGGCGAACCGGGCGTGCCGGACCGCGACGGCGCCCCCGAGGGGCTGTTCGACGAGCGGAGGGCCGGAGCCCTCCGGCTCCGCGAGCCGCCGGTGTCCGCGGCCGTCTCACCCCGGACACACGGAAGACCGCCCTCCCGTGAAGGGGAGAACGGCCTCCGACCTGCGTTTCCGCACAGTCGGGACGACAGGATTTGAACCTGCGACCCCTTGACCCCCAGTCAAGTGCGCTACCAAGCTGCGCCACGTCCCGTTGCCCGTCTGACCTGGGATTTCCCCCGGCCCGTCGTGCACGAGAACAATACCGCACTCCAGGTGGTGATCACTAACCGCTTCGACGGGTCGTACGTCGGGGCTCCGGTCGGGGGCTCCATGGGGGCGTGCGTCGCGAAGCCGCGTACGCCGCTTGCGCCGCAGGTGCATCCGGGCGCCGCCCCGACGCTCGGGCACCGGTCGCCCGAGCGGTCGCCGCCGGCACCGAACGACGCGTTCCAGCCCACCTCCGGCCGGTCTCGCCGGCCGGGGAACCGGCCCGGCGGCCGCGCGGTGCTCCGGTCGGGCGGGGGCCGACCTGTGCCGTCGGCATACGGCGGAGGGGAGGCGCGAGGAGGACGCCACCCCCGGGCCGCCCGCACGGCCCGGTGCGCTGCACAGTTCCCGCCGCCCGTCAACGCACCTTGTTTCGGACAAAGTCCACAACCGTGTTGAACCACCTCCCGGAGATCAACACGATGAGGTGTCTGCCTGCTCGGGACGGGTCCACCGCCGACGCACCCCATGGTCGAACACCCACGCGAGCAGGCGTTTCGCAGAGGAGGGCTCGCATGGACGACTGCTTCGCCGGTCGGCCGCACCATCAACTCAGGCAGCAGGTGAGGGACTTCGCGGAGACCGAGGTGAGACCGCGGATTCCCGCCATGGAGACGGCCCGCTCCGTGCACCACGAACTGTCCCGGCTCATCGCCCGCCAGGGCTGGCTGGGCGCGACGATCGGCACGGACCTGGGCGGCATGGGCGTCGGTCACCTCGGCAAGACCATCATCATCGAGGAGCTGTCCCGCGTCAGCGCGGCGATGGGCGCCATAGTGCAGGCGTCCCAGCTGGGCGTCGCGAAGATCCTGCACTTCGGGAGCGACGAGCAGAAGAAGACCTGGCTGCCGCCGATAGCCGCCGGTACCTGCCTCCCCACGATCGCGGTGACCGAGCCGGAGTCCGGCGGGCACGTGCTCGGCATGGCGGCCACCGCCGTGCGCGACGGAGACGACTACGTCCTCAACGGCCGCAAG from Streptomyces sp. MRC013 includes the following:
- a CDS encoding DUF4246 domain-containing protein yields the protein MSAFPLLFHASRSLPFATPRTLRELQMMRCSAHIRAKPGWFDETNDADIAAGWAQEAVAQGLTEAQVRHVLAELAHHAALRDGRTGIEVSAVDGVGQSDTLVDDELGSRLREAVRVLEQVPEAERDWRPGSGGQVLDLVHPSLFCLVRGVSGEPERAWRNPTNHYSTYEFSERFQWLPTDVDVSDDGGVAFRSYVNNVHPETHRELASILPDLFARMLPLLENVLTDLRHPRPLRIEADPFEWYDSEPEYPDKSSYGDAAAYSKALRAWEEARDDWWENRRPTVPDAPESTPPELPGESARVDLRGRRLQVIVKLTAVHLTPDKPEYPGGSWHVEGMLDERIVSTGVHYRDSEDITESRPGFRAALGDPYYEQNDDTGLREVHGLENEDALNQVLGSTATPAGRCPAFPNILQHRVGSFRLVDPTRPGHRKILAFFLVDPVERIVSTSDVPPQQPWSDTSTMTLEQAGEYREQLMQERTFSVDEHNEQLYEREFSLCEH